One Perognathus longimembris pacificus isolate PPM17 chromosome 2, ASM2315922v1, whole genome shotgun sequence DNA segment encodes these proteins:
- the Nanos1 gene encoding nanos homolog 1 isoform X2, which translates to MEAFPWAPRSPRRGRAPTPMALVPSARYVSAQGPAHPQPFSSWNDYLGLATLITKAVDGGSPHAGTGPGALGPTLGSPDYDDDEEDDDDDSDDPGSRSRYLELRALELCAGPAEAGLLEERFAELSPFAGRAAAVLLGCAPAVPAPAEGAPREERAPAWAAAAAAEPRGGHAAPGAAAARLLKPELQVCVFCRNNKEAVALYTTHILKGPDGRVLCPVLRRYTCPLCGASGDNAHTIKYCPLSKVPPPPPAARLPPRSARDSLPGKKLR; encoded by the exons ATGGAGGCTTTCCCCTGGGCGCCCCGCTCGCCCCGCCGCGGCCGCGCCCCCACGCCCATGGCGCTCGTGCCCAGCGCCCGCTACGTGAGCGCCCAGGGCCCGGCGCACCCGCAGCCCTTCAGCTCGTGGAACGACTACCTGGGGCTCGCCACGCTCATCACCAAGGCTGTGGACGGCG GCTCCCCTCACGCGGGGACGGGGCCCGGGGCGCTGGGCCCGACGCTGGGGTCGCCTGACTACGACGACGAcgaggaggacgacgacgacgacaGCGACGACCCGGGGTCCCGGAGCCGCTACTTGGAGCTGCGCGCTCTGGAGCTGTGCGCGGGCCCCGCCGAGGCCGGGCTGCTGGAGGAGCGCTTCGCCGAGCTGAGCCCGTTCGCGGGTCGCGCCGCCGCGGTGCTGCTGGGCTGCGCGCCCGCCGTCCCCGCCCCGGCCGAGGGGGCGCCGCGCGAGGAGCGGGCTCCGGcgtgggcggcggcggcggcggcggagcctCGCGGCGGGCACGCGGCCCCCGGGGCGGCCGCCGCCCGGCTGCTCAAGCCCGAGCTGCAGGTGTGCGTGTTCTGCCGGAACAACAAGGAGGCGGTGGCGCTGTACACCACCCACATCCTCAAGGGCCCCGACGGGCGAGTGCTGTGCCCGGTGCTGCGCCGCTACACGTGTCCCCTGTGCGGCGCCAGCGGCGACAACGCGCACACCATCAAGTACTGCCCGCTCTCCAaagtgccgccgccgccgcccgccgcccgcctgcCGCCGCGCAGCGCCCGGGACAGCCTGCCCGGCAAGAAGCTGCGCTGA
- the Nanos1 gene encoding nanos homolog 1 isoform X1, with protein MEAFPWAPRSPRRGRAPTPMALVPSARYVSAQGPAHPQPFSSWNDYLGLATLITKAVDGEPRFGCARGGDGVGGGVGGGVGGGSPPSSPSSSCCSPHAGTGPGALGPTLGSPDYDDDEEDDDDDSDDPGSRSRYLELRALELCAGPAEAGLLEERFAELSPFAGRAAAVLLGCAPAVPAPAEGAPREERAPAWAAAAAAEPRGGHAAPGAAAARLLKPELQVCVFCRNNKEAVALYTTHILKGPDGRVLCPVLRRYTCPLCGASGDNAHTIKYCPLSKVPPPPPAARLPPRSARDSLPGKKLR; from the coding sequence ATGGAGGCTTTCCCCTGGGCGCCCCGCTCGCCCCGCCGCGGCCGCGCCCCCACGCCCATGGCGCTCGTGCCCAGCGCCCGCTACGTGAGCGCCCAGGGCCCGGCGCACCCGCAGCCCTTCAGCTCGTGGAACGACTACCTGGGGCTCGCCACGCTCATCACCAAGGCTGTGGACGGCGAGCCGCGCTTCGGCTGCGCCCGCGGCGGGGACGGCGTTGGCGGCGGCGTTGGCGGCGGCGTTGGCGGCGGCTCCCCGCCCTCCTCTCCCTCGTCGTCCTGCTGCTCCCCTCACGCGGGGACGGGGCCCGGGGCGCTGGGCCCGACGCTGGGGTCGCCTGACTACGACGACGAcgaggaggacgacgacgacgacaGCGACGACCCGGGGTCCCGGAGCCGCTACTTGGAGCTGCGCGCTCTGGAGCTGTGCGCGGGCCCCGCCGAGGCCGGGCTGCTGGAGGAGCGCTTCGCCGAGCTGAGCCCGTTCGCGGGTCGCGCCGCCGCGGTGCTGCTGGGCTGCGCGCCCGCCGTCCCCGCCCCGGCCGAGGGGGCGCCGCGCGAGGAGCGGGCTCCGGcgtgggcggcggcggcggcggcggagcctCGCGGCGGGCACGCGGCCCCCGGGGCGGCCGCCGCCCGGCTGCTCAAGCCCGAGCTGCAGGTGTGCGTGTTCTGCCGGAACAACAAGGAGGCGGTGGCGCTGTACACCACCCACATCCTCAAGGGCCCCGACGGGCGAGTGCTGTGCCCGGTGCTGCGCCGCTACACGTGTCCCCTGTGCGGCGCCAGCGGCGACAACGCGCACACCATCAAGTACTGCCCGCTCTCCAaagtgccgccgccgccgcccgccgcccgcctgcCGCCGCGCAGCGCCCGGGACAGCCTGCCCGGCAAGAAGCTGCGCTGA